A genomic stretch from Microplitis mediator isolate UGA2020A chromosome 10, iyMicMedi2.1, whole genome shotgun sequence includes:
- the LOC130675322 gene encoding lateral signaling target protein 2 homolog, protein MESIRKWFYRPKRDDTSLLAQFFYANEALTAVACELDSFDGRQEPERCTTLVNQLRHCQDKVLTICNQIMDELIPDSRANRDFRVKFPDDVMQENLAGQLWFGAECLAAGSSIMNREVESSAMRPLAKALTKSLETVRNLLREHALKGHMNLKELFQVHNPMETEKLIESLKIFDRLFADFELCYVAAMVPVKSTKEYEQQELVCVLFSETLQRALERGLLNQADVDNYDPALMFTIPRLAIVSGLLAPPGGPLCLNSADTISEMFRPFRNLLLKIRELLWTLNNRELYMLEKLLCSNEEPAVPISPSTRNACQQELEKFVHNFYTDYPNCKNFVVDFYTVTKNNGTNMDEVANDVVEIMSQESNVKVERKLQQAVSVSGNSENDDNHRTIIATTVATYPHNYSSLLNGGESSLRVVIDDDGDGNPSPDTHCHINQQDHQLVINTVNRREIDASVSAVNEDQRADRLRQNGCRLTAQLVCAHGNTANSSSQQSEQGDCNSTESQSLVYVINPRDSHYTGSNESLVGESDHVGNKSNENTEDNFYNNVDMSEQIIGSTNVNVNVDLPQTYLLDQVTHDSVTDNSVVDIEAKKLISEANKTLSNLLLERDCANEISEQTDSGICTVISSENTSLYDKSPEEKKTFANEIQVNEELEDDENIKDLTCTYVCSTSVEQKVSNDDESCTCPLRCSTFDNYSCNCNCNCNCNSTSTSNCNSTSNCNGNSNNCNNSNSSNSDTSKITSRISSNFNGTNEEFIGRAYGNGQMSVCDSNTSSIQINYSDNWENLNLNINPTTTASTKEFWQDLKCKNCPSTSHNHQNINKISSNIERYAQHKMSVRKSKDIKLKKRQRKFERKIIKKNHNSMQEKLAYNVSAAYNLSLSTESSRSNSVDRCVNPRLTSYGGSLHPTQNNMRQMPNFSNHHSPQRSSSRLNCQFESRTDMSQKNHNLGQRGTNISPQNRKLLDHRRSRAEQMTKMRKKDIDKQRNCCDYPASVQNDNITRGTTNFIDNNKKDEMPNDGLGRRTDKSGLITGDQSGSPEAGDDGGGVSDSHSCQLQCTRENKPVKSPKSCCTVVGITKTPPSINLSLIPRANANVDSSSSWSSYGDSSSETSEFQSDCQDDEEIALAMQAAEIANRNQIRAKFRSSEDLVHRLFVCIAGVADQLQTNFASDLRNILKCVFLMNSTSGPGDADQESVVTKNNNNNNNNNNNNNNNNNNNNNNNNNNNNNNDNNNNNNSMSESQSPTDDNLHSTEILNNSNSLERQDLNQEDDDDPEDDSIASITNDTMCPITTERGEECVERAPAWIPDNDAPRCMACQAGFTVVRRRHHCRNCGKVFCGRCSSNNVPLPRYGHTKPVRVCNRCFLYQVTPFTVSHVASTS, encoded by the exons ATGGAGTCCATCAGAAAATGGTTCTACAGACCAAAG AGAGACGACACGAGTTTGCTGGCTCAGTTTTTCTACGCTAATGAGGCACTTACAGCGGTCGCTTGCGAACTTGACTCATTTGATGGTCGTCAGGAGCCAGAGCGTTGCACGACGCTGGTGAACCAGCTGCGGCATTGTCAGGACAAAGTTTTGACGATATGCAATCAAATAATGGACGAGCTGATACCGGACAGCCGCGCAAACCGAGACTTTCGCGTCAAATTCCCAGATGACGTTATGCAGGAAAATTTAGCGGGTCAGCTCTGGTTCGGCGCCGAGTGTCTGGCCGCCGGGTCTTCAATAATGAACCGCGAAGTTGAAAGTTCAGCGATGAGACCTTTAGCCAAAGCGCTCACTAAATCTCTGGAAACGGTACGGAATCTTTTGCGAGAGCACGCGCTCAAAGGTCACATGAATTTGAag GAACTATTCCAGGTGCACAATCCCATGGAAACGGAAAAATTAATAGAGTCGCTGAAAATATTCGACAGACTATTCGCTGATTTCGAGCTCTGCTACGTTGCGGCAATGGTACCTGTCAAGTCGACGAAGGAGTACGAGCAGCAGGAATTAGTTTGTGTTTTATTTTCCGAAACACTGCAGCGAGCACTCGAACGCGGGTTACTAAATCAAGCCGACGTTGATAATTACGACCCAGCTCTAATGTTCACTATTCCGAGACTCGCTATTGTTTCGGGTCTTCTAGCTCCTCCTGGCGGACCTCTGTGCCTCAATTCTGCTGATACAATCAGCGAAATGTTTAGACCATTTAGA aatcTTTTGTTAAAAATCCGCGAACTTCTTTGGACGTTAAACAACCGCGAGCTGTATATGTTAGAGAAGCTTCTGTGCTCAAATGAAGAGCCGGCGGTGCCAATTTCACCGTCGACTCGGAACGCGTGCCAGCAGGAACTCGAGAAATTCGTCcacaatttttacaccgacTACCCGAACTGTAAAAATTTCGTCGTGGATTTTTATACCGTTACTAAAAATAATGGTACTAATATGGACGAGGTTGCTAATGACGTAGTCGAAATAATGAGTCAGGAGAGTAATGTTAAAGTTGAAAGGAAACTACAGCAGGCTGTATCTGTATCGGGTAACAGTGAGAATGACGATAATCACCGTACTATTATTGCCACAACAGTGGCAACTTATCCACACAACTACTCGTCATTGTTAAATGGAGGAGAATCAAGTTTGCGAGTGGTAATTGATGATGATGGCGATGGTAATCCCAGTCCCGATACCCATTGTCATATTAATCAGCAAGATCATCAGCTGGTAATTAATACCGTAAATCGAAGGGAAATAGATGCCTCTGTGTCGGCAGTAAATGAGGATCAAAGAGCTGATAGATTACGTCAAAATGGCTGCAGACTTACAGCGCAATTAGTTTGCGCTCATGGTAATACCGCAAATAGCAGCAGCCAACAGTCCGAACAAGGTGACTGTAATTCGACGGAGTCACAGTCCTTGGTCTACGTGATAAATCCTAGAGACTCACATTACACTGGTAGTAATGAGTCATTGGTCGGGGAGAGCGATCACGTTgggaataaaagtaatgagaATACGgaagataatttttacaataacgTTGATATGTCGGAGCAGATTATTGGCAGTACGAATGTTAATGTTAATGTTGATTTACCACAAACTTATCTCCTAGATCAAGTTACGCATGACAGCGTTACGGATAATTCTGTTGTTGATATTGAAGCCAAGAAACTTATCTCCGAAGCTAACAAAACTCTTTCCAATTTATTGCTGGAGAGAGATTGTGCTAATGAAATATCTGAGCAAACTGACTCGGGTATTTGTACGGTAATATCTTCGGAAAATACCAGTTTATATGATAAGAGCCCGGAAGAAAAGAAAACTTTCGCTAATGAAATCCAAGTTAATGAAGAGCTGGAGGatgatgaaaatattaaagatttaACTTGTACGTACGTGTGTTCAACTTCGGTGGAACAGAAGGTTTCAAATGATGATGAGTCATGTACTTGTCCGTTGAGATGTTCTACGTTCGATAATTATAGttgtaattgtaattgtaattgtaattgtaataGTACCAGTACCAGTAATTGCAATAGTACTAGTAATTGTAAtggtaatagtaataattgtaataatagtaatagcaGTAATAGCGATACGTCCAAAATAACGAGTAGAATATCGTCAAATTTTAATGGGACGAATGAAGAATTTATTGGTCGAGCTTACGGTAATGGACAGATGTCCGTGTGTGATTCAAATACATCatcaatacaaataaattactcgGATAAttgggaaaatttaaatttaaatataaatccaACTACGACGGCGTCGACAAAAGAATTCTGGCAggatttaaaatgtaaaaattgcCCGTCGACGTCACACAATCATCagaatatcaataaaataagcAGCAATATTGAGCGATATGCGCAACACAAAATGTCGGTGCGCAAATCTAAAGacattaaacttaaaaaaaggCAGCGTAAATTTGAGCgcaagattataaaaaaaaatcacaatagCATGCAGGAAAAACTTGCGTACAATGTTTCTGCTGCCTACAATTTGTCGTTGAGTACCGAGAGCTCGAGATCTAACTCCGTTGACCGATGTGTCAATCCGCGACTCACCAGTTACGGTGGGTCGCTTCACCCCACGCAAAATAACATGCGACAGATGCCAAATTTTAGTAACCACCACAGTCCTCAGCGGAGTAGTTCGCGGTTGAATTGTCAGTTCGAGTCGCGCACTGACATGTCACAGAAAAATCACAATCTCGGGCAACGAGGTACCAATATATCGCCCCAGAATCGTAAGCTGCTGGATCACCGTAGGTCCAGAGCTGAGCAAATGACTAAAATGCGGAAAAAAGACATTGATAAACAGCGTAACTGCTGTGATTATCCTGCAAGTGTACAAAATGATAATATAACCCGGGGAACAACGAATTTCAtcgataataataagaaagaTGAGATGCCGAACGACGGACTCGGTCGTAGGACAGACAAAAGCGGGCTGATTACGGGCGACCAGTCTGGCTCTCCCGAGGCTGGGGATGATGGTGGCGGTGTCAGCGATAGTCACAGCTGCCAATTGCAGTGCACTAGAGAAAACAAACCTGTAAAATCACCAAAAAGTTGCTGTACTGTCGTAGGAATAACAAAAACTCCAccgtcaataaatttatctctgATACCGCGAGCTAACGCCAACGTCGACTCGAGCTCCAGCTGGTCTAGTTACGGAGACTCGAGCTCGGAGACGAGTGAGTTCCAGAGCGACTGCCAGGACGACGAAGAAATAGCTCTGGCAATGCAAGCTGCGGAAATAGCCAACAGGAATCAGATTAGAGCTAAATTTCGTTCTTCCGAGGATCTGGTTCATCGTCTGTTTGTCTGCATTGCCGGTGTCGCTGACCAGCTGCAAACAAATTTCGCTTCTGATCTacgtaatattttaaagtGTGTCTTCCTTATGAACAGCACCAGCGGTCCCGGGGATGCTGATCAGGAATCAGttgttacaaaaaataataataataataataataacaataataataataataataataataataataataataataataataataataataataataataatgataataataataataataattcaatgtCTGAATCACAGTCGCCGACTGATGATAATTTACATTCCactgaaatattaaataatagtaatagtctTGAGAGACAAGACTTGAATCAAGAGGATGATGATGATCCTGAGGATGATTCCATAGCGAGTATAACTAATGACACAA TGTGTCCAATAACAACGGAACGAGGGGAAGAGTGTGTGGAAAGAGCCCCAGCTTGGATACCAGACAACGACGCCCCGCGATGCATGGCCTGCCAGGCCGGATTCACTGTCGTAAGACGTAGACATCACTGCAGAAACTGCGGGAAAGTATTTTGTGGGCGTTGTAGCAGCAACAATGTCCCATTACCTCGTTACGGACACACTAAACCAGTCAGAGTCTGCAACAGGTGTTTTCTCTATCAAGTCACGCCATTTACTGTTTCCCATGTCGCCTCCACTAGCTGA
- the LOC130675323 gene encoding cilia- and flagella-associated protein 58-like: MDMEMNAEMEREDGSESGEPSAAGSSAGSIYCTLERDYARLLNEMKNNETLAAYETEYTRLFETLYKCRRDEEQLMDNLRQVQEDLVNKTNRINELEKAVEQNECTITNLNEKIVEVSKLADTAHTREQNAQETIENLRIAINKLNREIEQRNKKLDIDDDGEVAKQNENSVIEKERMTNEIETLKQSIKSKSMYTEELEKKMSDVENQISKMQENMEIQMNEISKERLVRERLEREIMELEEELKIKTNQLQAANISVKNSANNSSRVENLLREQRAANEKLRKEVSKLMTGRLNLQTELNNSNKRVKEIEKILGEKTNEYKVATQEIKRLEEEVSKCKAENDWSLSKYGKIDRERAKMEKDLEHVKVALKNSEIHLSSYQRQIAEEKKSVDLAVREKNVVIKNLENLKDTLEKTHTEISVLEGSKRKVEGELEEALHTNCSLNKKIDSLEKDREKYCQQVTQLQHQIEELMSKLKEKDTEVLNYSKELVELKNKFRHQQNLFESTRAEKNMCNKNLSVKKDEIEELRDKLKLMVHQIEQLKEELAIKESSISKGEFCLRKAEKEKESVRVELQSAKKNIMDLRKTLEENKIKEKQLREGVKVADADISRLKKDIDNVMNERDVLGTQLVRRNDELNLQYSKIKLLHQTLRKGEAEYSQRLEDIRLLKLEISKLRSEKVLLVKSFNNTSDLRHEILHLNRDMTRERLKVVALEEELQNPLNIHRWRKLEGSDPNTMELLKKIQILQKRLLKMNQIVISKTNKIKEIEKLYMELRQILAKQPALQSISNLVKAREALRERAKQMKCLTAELNMWECRANEYKYEVERLSKELRELRAKYLGLKRKKSSKPSSGTAMTDSPRSSASPNHKKYCGGGFTMLVAPSQNYYSLESIIAK, from the exons ATGGACATGGAAATGAACGCAGAAATGGAGAGA GAAGATGGAAGCGAAAGTGGTGAGCCATCGGCTGCAGGAAGTTCTGCAGGAAGCATTTATTGTACTCTAGAACGTGACTACGCTCGA CTACTCAACGAAATGAAGAACAATGAAACCTTGGCAGCCTATGAAACAGAGTACACAAGACTTTTTGAAACTCTTTATAAATGCCGCCGTGACGAAGAGCAATTGATGGATAATTTAAGACAAGTACAG GAAGATTTAGTCAATAAAACAAATAGAATAAACGAACTCGAGAAAGCAGTTGAGCAGAATGAATGTACGataacaaatttaaatgagaaaataGTTGAAGTTTCAAAACTCGCAGATACGGCACATACTCGAGAACAAAATGCGCAAGAgactattgaaaatttacgaattgcaatcaataaattaaatcgtgAAATTGaacagagaaataaaaaacttgatatCGATGATGa CGGAGAAGTTGctaaacaaaatgaaaactCGGTTATTGAAAAAGAACGAATGACAAATGAAATTGAAACATTGAAACAAAGTATAAAAAGCAAGTCTATGTACACTGAGGAGCTTGAGAAAAAGATGAGTGACGTTGAGAATCAAATAAGCAAGATGCAGGAAAACATGGAGATCCAGATGAATGAAATATCGAAAGAACGCCTGGTGCGCGAGAGGCTTGAGAGAGAAATAATGGAATTGGAGGAAGAGCTCAAGATAAAAACGAACCAATtgcag gcGGCGAATATCTCAGTTAAAAATTCAGCCAACAATAGCAGCCGGGTTGAAAATCTGCTGAGAGAACAGAGAGCGGCAAACGAAAAATTGCGGAAGGAAGTGAGCAAGTTGATGACCGGGAGGCTAAACCTGCAAACGGaattgaataattcgaataaaCGGGttaaagaaattgaaaaaatattgggTGAAAAGACTAACGAATACAAAGTCGCGACGCAGGAAATTAAAAG GTTGGAAGAAGAAGTGTCCAAGTGCAAAGCTGAGAATGATTGGAGCCTCAGTAAATACGGGAAGATCGATAGAGAACGCGCTAAGATGGAAAAGGATCTCGAGCACGTAAAAGTTGCTTTGAAAAACTCCGAGATTCATTTGAGTTCATACCAGCGACAAATAGCAGAAGAAAAAAAGTCTGTTGACTTGGCGGTAAGGGAAAAGAACGTTGTGATTAAAAATCTTGAAAATCTAAAAGACACACTTGAAAAAACACACACTGAGATTAGTGTATTGGAAGGTAGTAAACGCAAAGTCGAGGGCGAGCTTGAGGAGGCACTACACACTAATTGttctttgaataaaaaaattgattctcTTGAAAAAGATAGGGAGAAGTATTGTCAACAAGTTACTCAGCTACAGCACCAG attgaAGAATTGATGAgtaaattaaaggaaaaagacACTGAggtattaaattattcaaaagaaCTTGTGGAGCTGAAGAATAAATTTCGTcatcaacaaaatttatttgaaagcacgagagctgaaaaaaatatgtgtaataaaaatttgagtgtAAAAAAAGATGAAATTGAAGAATTGCGAGATAAATTGAAACTCATGGTTCACCAAATAGAGCAATTGAAGGAGGAGCTGGCAATTAAGGAAAGTAGTATATCCAAGGGAGAGTTTT GTCTGAGAAAAgccgaaaaagaaaaagaatctGTTCGAGTTGAATTGCAatcggcaaaaaaaaatatcatggaTTTACGTAAAACACTggaggaaaataaaataaaggaaaaacaATTACGAGAGGGCGTTAAAGTTGCTGACGCGGACATTAGTCGTTTGAAAAAAGATATCGACAATGTTATGAACGAACGTGATGTTCTAGGCACCCAGCTCGTTCGTAGAAATGACGAATTAAATTTACAGTACAgcaaaataaaacttttacatCAGACACTACGTAAAGGCGAGGCTGAGTATTCTCAAAGGCTCGAGGATATTAGATTACTTAAATTAGAAATAAGTAAATTGCGATCCGAAAAAGTGTTATTGGTTAAAAGCTTCAACAACACCAGTGATTTGCGTCATGAAATTTTACACTTGAATCGCGATATGACACGAGAAAGACTCAAAGTCGTGGCTCTTGAAGAAGAGCTACAGAACCCGTTGAATATTCATCGCTGGAGAAAActtgaa ggCTCGGATCCAAATACGAtggaattattgaaaaaaatccaaatccTACAAAAACGTTtacttaaaatgaatcaaatcGTGATATCaaaaaccaataaaataaaggaaattgaaaaattgtacatGGAGTTAAGACAAATTCTTGCGAAGCAGCCAGCTCTGCAATCAATATCTAATCTCGTTAAGGCTAGAGAGGCTCTGCGAGAAAGAGCCAAACAGATGAAG TGCTTGACTGCTGAGTTAAACATGTGGGAGTGCCGAGCGAATGAATACAAATACGAAGTTGAGAGGCTGAGTAAAGAATTACGTGAGCTAAGGGCCAAATATTTGGGATTGAAGcgtaaaaaatcatcaaaaccCAGCAGCGGAACCGCGATGACCGACTCGCCCCGTTCATCGGCTTCGCCaaatcacaaaaaatattGCGGAGGCGGATTTACTATGCTCGTCGCCCCgtcacaaaattattatagtttAGAATCAATTATcgctaaataa